CAGGGATAAGAGACTAGTTTCAGAGCATTACTTAACCTTTGCTTGTAATTTGCAAACACATTGCAAAGCCTGTTTAATTGATTGCAGCCCTGACCTAAATTTTCCTGCATGCCACAGCAGTCAAGGTTCTGCTGGAGCTTCAGCATAATTCACTAAGTACATGACCACAGTTTGCTTCCATATTCTGCTTTAAACTTCTAGACCATCACCCTTATTATCTCGGTTGTTTTATTTACACTGTTCTACTTTTCAGGGCACAGAAAAATTTGGAATTGAactattttctctttacattAGATGCCACAAGGTAGAAACAGCAAATACTTACAACTGCACGAGATATCTGAGATATGAAAACGTGCTaaaagaagcagagtaaggACCCTATTACAAGTTGCAATCATCAGCAATAAAACGTTCCTGGAATTTAAATCTGGAGCAACACACCCTAGTGAAGACAGAGGAGGTTTTGGACCACAGACAAACTATGGCATTATGCCTATTTACTCTATCCATGATTTAAAACTGCAGACAAGTCTCTAGCCCTTGTAGTTGCAAAGAATTTTTTGAGGATGTTTGAAAGCACAAGCATACAAACATGCCTAGTGGAATTTTCTGCTTAACTGtcagttatttctgaaattctgttgGAGAACTACAAGGAAAATCTTCAGTATCTGACCATGATCTTTTGAAATAGAAGCCCAAGGattccagaaaatatttctacaatTATTACAACTACAGATTAACGAAAGTCATGAATATACTAAAGAGTCTTAACGTAAAGGCAGGGACTGAAAGTCAATGCTCAGTCTCTTGAGCTGGAGTCAGGCTATGAACATAGATATTCAGTACCTACAGAAGAGGTACACTGACCTTTTTAGAGCTGCCTTCCACCAAGATGGGTTTCAGGAGGTTGTTGAAGGTCATGGTATAGTTCTTCCCATTCAGATTCTTCACTAGCAAATCAAATGACCTAGAACCAGAAGGTAAGGGGAGGAAGGGCACAAACAGAAGTTCCAAGCAGTGTAAGACTATTCAGCTCTGTCATCAAACAGTGTCTGAAAACCATTAAACAGGCACATTTCTTGGGAGAGCAAGCCAATAGGCTTTCAAATCTTCAACAGGATTTGATACTGACCACTTAAAAGGACTCATCCAGGATTCTCAACAAATAAAGAACTTCAGCGTTCTTCCTAACTTCTACCTCACTGACCCCTATGACCTGGGAAAGAAGTGGGGGGAGGGTCCCTTAATCTACATTTCAGTTCTATCACCATCAGAAAATAGGTCTAATATTACGTATCCTATCAAGTATGAGGAGGTATAATGAGCATTcgtaaaattaaaatattctgacaCCCACTAAGGAGAGCTATTCGTAAGTGTATGTGCTAAAGTACTATTAAAAGTTAATACTGTTAATGATTAATTAATGAGTTAATACTTTTAATAaagttaaagttaaaaaaaacaccactaCAAAATTCAACACAACACATTCCTGCATTTTGGTAATGTTCTACATTCATGCTCTCTTTCCTGGTATGGTGCAACACTATAACTCACCTCTCTGTGAAATTCACCTGCACATTCTCAGCTGGGAGCTTCTGGACTCCATTTAAAGAGATGTAGATCTTAATAAACTTATCTGACTGATCCCAACCTGCAAGTGAGAAAGAGATCGAGTTCTAACTTTTCTcaaaaacttcattaaaaaaataaaaaagacattcCCTAGCAATGATCATGACCATGAACTGTGCCTTACTGAAACCATCTTCAGAACGATAACATTAATTATTCAAGAACAATTTGATGAAAAAAAGGAGGTCCTAGCATGTAGCACTGTTCTAACTCCTGGAAAGTCTGATATACCAGCACAGATAAAAGGACAGCAGCTCTGTCTGAGCAGGGGGAGCCAGAAGTAGATGCCTAGTTTTCCTGCACTTCCCTTGACTCACTTTCTCTTATGCTCTCTACATGACAAATATCTCAAgcaattctttctccttttaccTATATGGCAAGCAGAGAAGCCAAAGCTTAGTCTTCCATTCTTGCTAAGCCctaagcaatggaaaaatactaGTAGGTGCATTAGGGATCACTAACTAATGTGTTCTCCCAGTAAAGAAAGGATATTACACAAACAGAACTAATACACAGTGCGGTTGGGACAAAGCACTAACCATGTAGTAGCTTTTTAGTGGGGTCTGTGGTGTGCTATAAACATTTGAGAATGCTCTTCTAACACTAAATGGCAACTAAAACTCACACTAATACCCCTGTATTTTATTCAAAGCAGAAGTCTGAGCTTTATTATTTGTGTAGAAGAGCCATCCTACCATAGTTGTTTATCTTCACTGTATATCCTGCAAGTGatgacttttcttcttctcctgcaTCGCCTTTCAGCTTTGGTGGAGGCTGATTCTTGATTTCTATCTCTAGCTTGTGTTTTTCAGTCGTGAGGACATCACGAACCCGCTTCCTCGTGGTTTTCGTAAGCAATTCTTTAACCTCTTCCAAATCTTTCTGCAACTGATTTAAGAATAAAAGATCATGCATAACCATTAGATATAGCTCTTTTTACTCAGGCTTCATGTGGCTGGGCTCTTTCACTTCTGTCAGTTTGGGATTCAGACTCAGCAAGTCGAGTTACACCTCCCTCTATAATTTCCCCAGGACAAAGCCATCCATCGGTCTCTTACTCCATAGCCACTAAGGTTTTTAACTTCACAATTTCAATCTTTAAGTTTTACTCAGTTACAAAAAATGGAAGCTGACAGATGTTTAACATATAAAACACCTCAAAAGGTTTTGGACTACGCTAAAAACAACCTCTGGAAAAGTGACCAATGCACTCAGCCGTCAGACTGAAGACTCAGAAAGAGAAGGTTAAAGGCAGGTAAATGTACGTCCCAGATTACAAGCTATCTCACTCTTCCAGCCTTGTATATCTGTCAGCTGCTCAAATCAAAAGCAACATCTCACAGTACATCATTAACCTACTTTCTCCCTCAAGATAAGGTTCCTGATTCTAAGAGCTAGCAAATATAAGAGAACAAGACCAAAACTACTCAAACTCTAAATGAGGAGAAATGGTAAGAGGTTGTGCTTCCTTTCTAAGTGATTTATCGCAGAATTATATGATTCGGGAGGGGGTGGGCATACCCAACACGACCACTGTCTGCTCTTTAGAGAGCTCTGAAACACTAGCTTTGCTCAAGAAAGAGAAACGTTACAACGAGCAACCTCATCAGCGGAGAACTGTTTTCCCACGCCTGAAGGAAAGCATTCGAGTTAACTACCCAGCGGCACGATCGGCTCCACCGCCGACGGAGGCAACAGGCGGCCCCCCGAGCGCTCAGGGGAAGACGCCAGTGCCACAGCGGGCACGCCGTGACAGCGCCGagcctcccccccgccccgaggtGGCCGCGGTGCGGCCGGGCCCGGCAGgccccccggggcgccggcgaGACTGTCAGAGCGGCTCCCGtcgccccccccctcccctcaccTCCTGGTGCGCGGCCATGGCGCGGCGCGTGCCCGcgctcctgcccctgcccctgccccggcgGCGCCTCTGGAACCTTCCCGGCCTCGCGCCGCGCCACTCCACGCCCCCCGCCTCGGCACGGCGCTCACGCGCCGGAAGTGGCGTCACCAGCCCCATCCCCTCCGCTTGCCCGCCGGAAGGAGAGGGGCGCGGCTCCCGTGGcacgcggcggcgcgggcgtGGCCGTTAGCCGGCCGTTAGCGGCCGTtagcggccggggcggggcgtGCGCGCGCACGGGTGATTCTCAGCGCTCCCGCCCGCGGGGCtgaggcggcgccgccgccgcccgggacTGCGACCCCGGGACGGGCACCCCGCAGCCCGTCTCTGACGAGACTGGAGGCAGAGGGCACGGCGGGCTGGGGTAGCCCTTCGTGCGCCTACCTCAGCGAGTCCACGTCTTGACACCAGGATCTCTCCCATCAATCTGTGATAATTTGGAAACAGAGCCATAAACAACATGCctaaatactcttttttttcccccctgaatATTGAAATCTTTCTTGTAACCCTGCTATAGGTAAGGAAATCTTTCATGTACAAAACATTGCTACGTGTTCTGGTGTGCCAAAGTGTCAGTAAGGCTTTCATACTCCTGCCTCAAGTTCTTGCTGAGCTCTAGTTTGAGTTGGTGAGCTTTTTTTGTTAGACAGTAGTTTCTTTATTAAACACCAGTGTACTATTTGATAGCTGGGTTGTATTAGGCATGGGCGTATAAGGAGATCAGTCCAGTTAAGATGAGCCCAAGAGCACTTTTTGCGTAAAACTTAAAAGCATCAACAGACAGGTCAGCTCAATGCCAGCCTGATGGCAACAGCAGTAGTTACGTTTTTTGGAAATACTTTGCAGCTTTGTGTAAAGGGTTCGCAAAATAAGTCACCAACTATGagttcttttctgattttaggTTCATCTATAAAAATCTACTTGAATTCATCCTGAGTTTACAGATTCGAAAATTATCAGCAAGACACAATCTGTCAACCCCATTTGCCCCAGGAAGTAGTAGTTAGAAGTCAGAAATTTTTTGATGAAGATTAGTGATTTTATTCTGATTAAAAGGTATCCACAAATTGGAAACCAGTTCGACTACAATATTGAGTCAACTGTTTGCCTTTAGAGAGGCGTTGAAATGATCTTCCTGGGTATTAAAACCCCAGTTGCAGTTCCTCCACAGAGAGAGTATTGCAAAGCAGCAAAGCATTTCTCAACACTTTTACTaaatcagcttaaaaaaaaaaaaaaaaaaaaaaaaaaaaggcccagGGCCCAGTAAGCATTAAAATTTcccagggggaaaaaaaaaagttgatggAAATACTTCTGTAAGTAGGCAAGTGGAAGAGTCAACTTTTACCTGTAAATGTCCTCATAAAACTTGGAGCATGGAGGAGTGTACAACCACTCAGTGTTGAAAAAGTAGCTTTCTCTCTAAGATAGGTTGCCAGTTACAACATTTAATTTACTGAGTTGAGGAATGCCAGCTCACTCTCCAATTTTATGGgcttaggtattttttt
This region of Rhea pennata isolate bPtePen1 chromosome 8, bPtePen1.pri, whole genome shotgun sequence genomic DNA includes:
- the CACYBP gene encoding calcyclin-binding protein, whose product is MAAHQELQKDLEEVKELLTKTTRKRVRDVLTTEKHKLEIEIKNQPPPKLKGDAGEEEKSSLAGYTVKINNYGWDQSDKFIKIYISLNGVQKLPAENVQVNFTERSFDLLVKNLNGKNYTMTFNNLLKPILVEGSSKKIKTDTVLVMCKKKREEKWDCLTQVEKESKEKEKAAYDTSDPSEGLMNLLKKMYAEGDDEMKRTINKAWVESREKQSKGDIPMDI